The nucleotide window GTTTGACAGCGGGAAAAGAATGAGACTCACAAGAAAAGGTATTTTACTTGCAAATGAAGTATTTGTCGAATTTATTTAAAATTTACAATTTAAGGAGTAAAAATGGAACTTACCCGGGAAAAAATACATCAAAATTATGAAAAAATAAAGGAAGATATAAAAAAATATTCTCCTTATCCTGAAAAAGTAAAAATATTATTTGTAACAAAATATTTTAATTTTGAAGAACAGAAAAAAATTATAGATATGGGATATAATTATTTTGGAGAAAACAAAGCCCAAGTTTACAGAGATAAAGTGAAAAATTATTCTGAAGATAAATATAAAAATTTGAAATGGGATTTTATCGGGAGGTTGCAAAAAAATAAAATAAAGTATATAATAAAAAATGTAAATTTGATACATTCAATAGATTCTTATGAACTTTTGGAAGAAATAAATAAAAAAGCCGCTGAAAATAACAGAATTGTAAACGGTTTAATACAAATAAATATTTCAAAAGAAGAGTCGAAAACAGGAGTTTATGTCGAAAGTTTTGAAAAAGAGTATGAAAAATATTT belongs to Pseudoleptotrichia goodfellowii and includes:
- a CDS encoding YggS family pyridoxal phosphate-dependent enzyme, with product MELTREKIHQNYEKIKEDIKKYSPYPEKVKILFVTKYFNFEEQKKIIDMGYNYFGENKAQVYRDKVKNYSEDKYKNLKWDFIGRLQKNKIKYIIKNVNLIHSIDSYELLEEINKKAAENNRIVNGLIQINISKEESKTGVYVESFEKEYEKYFSMDNVKIKGFMTMAPLEAESHEIKEYFFNMLRLKEKYEKKYDYLDELSMGMSNDYIEALESGSTIIRIGSKLFK